The DNA region GCCGGAGGAGGTCACCCGGCTGCTGGCCGTGGCCGTACATGCCCGAGTCTTGGCCGTCGCGGCACCGAGCGTGGCGACCGCGGGTCCAGGCACGTTCCGCTTCACCCATGACCTGTTCCGAGAATGCCTGTATGTGGGGCTGGAGGAGTCGGCCCGCACGCGGCTGCATGCCCGGCTGGCCGCAACCTTGGGGGCGATCGGCCCGCCGGGCCGGTCGGGCCTGGCCGCCGAGCTGGCCCGCCACTGCATCCTTGCGGTGCCGGTCGTGGAGCCGGCCGCTGCCCTTGTGGCCGCCTGCCGGGCGGCCGTGGAGGCCACCGGCCGGCTGGCGCACGAGGAGGCTGCAGGGCATTACGCCCAGGCGGTGCGGCTGGCCGGCCTGGCCGGGGATGCGGCCGGACGCCGCGGGCTGCTGCTGGAGCTGGCCGAGGCGCACCTGCGGGCCGGAGATCTCACCGAGGCGCGCGCCCGCTTCCTGGAGGCGGCCGCCGAGGCGCGCGCCACTGGCGACGCGGTGACGCTGGCCCGCGCGGCCCTTGGGGTGCATCGGGGTGGCATCCGGTCCTTGACGACCCATGCCGACAGCATCGAGCTGCTTCAGCAGGCATGGGCGGCGCTGGACGCCGAGGATGGGGACGCTGCCCGGGCCGGCACGCGGGCCCGGGTGCTGGCCTGTCTGGCCCGCGACCTAGCGCATGGCGTCGGCCAGGATCACGCCCGCGCCGGCGAGCTCAGCGAGCAGGCGGTGACGCTGGCCAGCACGCTGGACGACCCCGCGACGCTGGCGCTGTGCCTGCTTGCCCGCCACGACGCGCTGTGGGTCGCAGGCTCGGCCCACCGTCGCCTGCCGGTGGTGGCGGAGATGGCCGCGGCGGCGGCTGCCGCGGATGACCCGGTCCTAGGCTTGGAGGCACGGCTGGCCCGGTTCGTGGCGCTGCTGGAGCTGGGCGACCCGGCCGCGTTCACCGCCTTCGACGAGGCCGCCCGGGCTGCCGAGGAGCTGCGCCAGCCCCACTACCAGTGGATGGTGCGGTCGCGGCAGGCGGCGCTGGCGCTGCTGGCCGGCCGGCTCGCGGAGGCCGAGCGGCTGATCGGGCAGGCCGGCGCGCTCGCCGAGCGGATCGGGGAGCCAGACGCCTCAAGGGTGGCGTTCGCCCAGCGGCTGGAGCTGGAGCGGTTACGCGGGGGCAACGCGGCAGTCGTCGCCATGCTGCGGGCCTTGCTGTCGCAATCCGGCTCCGCGTCGGGCGAGGCCGTACCCCAGGGCGTCCTCGCCTATCTCGAGGCGCTGGACCTGCTGGTCCGCCTGCTGGACCGCGGCCACGCAGAGGACGCCGCAGCCGTCGTGCGGTCCCGGCTCGAGCCGAGCGTGACCAGGGCGCTCGGCTGGCAGCAGCTCGAGCAGCTTACGGGGCTCGCCGAGGTCGCCGCCGAGGTCGCCGCCGTGGACGCCACCGCGATCGCCGACGTCGCCGCACGGGTGTACCACGCGCTGCTGCCCAGCGCCGCGGGCATGGTCGTGCTCGGCGGCGCGGTTGTCTGCAAGGACCCGGTCGCCTACCACCTCGGCGTGCTGGCCGCGGTCCTGGCCCGCTGGGACCAGGCGGTCGGCCACCTCCAGGACGCGATCGCGCGGGCGCAGCGCCTCGGCGCCCATCCATCCGTGGCCCGCGGCCGCTGCGAGCTCGGCCGCGTGCTGCTCGCCCGCGGCCAGCCGGGCGACCGGCCGCAGGCCGAAGCGCTCCTCCGCCACGCCGCCGACATCGCCGGCGAGCTGGGCATGCCCGCGCTGGCGGAGCGGGCCACGGCCGCGCTCGCCTCGCCGGCCCCACCCAGCCCACCGGGGCGGAACGTGTTCCGCCGCGACGGGGAGGTGTGGACGCTGGACTACGCCGGCACGACCGTGCGGCTGCCCGACGCCAAGGGCCTGCACGACATCGCCCGGCTGCTGGCCAACCCCGGCGCCGAGATCCCCGCGGCCGACCTGGTCGGCCCGGCGGCGCGCCTGGAAGCCACCCTCGGCGCCGACACGACGCTCGACGCGCAGGCTCAGGCCGCCTACCGCCAGCGGCTGGCCGAGCTTGCCGCCGAGATCGACGCGGCCGACGCCGACCACGACCCGGAGCGGGCTGCTCGCGCGCGGGTCGAGCGCGACACCCTCGTGGAGGCCCTCTCGGCCGCCTACGGGCTGGGCCGGCGCGCCCGGCGGCTCAGCGCCGCCGGCGAGCGGGCCCGCAAGGCGGTGACCGCCCGCATCCGCGACAGCCTGGCCCGCCTCGACCAGCGCCATCCCGCGCTCGCCCAACACCTGCGCCAGTCCATCCACACCGGCGCGGTCTGCTCCTACCAGCCACCCGAACCCACCCCATGGGAGCTGGAGAGATCGGGATAGCACCCGACGCCCGACGACCCTTGGCCGTCGGAAAGTCCCGCCAGTAGCTCCCGCCAGATGGTTGCCAGACCGTGGCTAGCCGCCGCCAGCTTCCAACTCGCGCCCCTCGTGATGGACCCGAGGGGAGCCTGCAGAAGGAGGCACCGATGGACGAGGCGACGATGGTGAAGGTACAGCAGTTCGCCGAGCGGGCCCTTGCCGAGGCCGCGGCCAGCGCCGGTCTGGCGCTGGCCCGTGTCGGTGACCGGCTGGGCCTGTGGCAGACCATGGCCGGGGCCGGACCGCTCACCCCAGCCGAGCTGGCCGAGCGCACCGGCACCGCCGAGCGGTACGTGCGCGAGTGGCTGGCCTGCCAGGCCGCGGGCGGCTATGTGGCCTACGACCGAGCCGCTGGCACCTTCACCCTGCCGGAGGAGGTCGCCGCCGTCCTCGCCGTCGAAGACAGCCCCGTCTACGGCGGCGGCATCGTGCAGTCGCTTGCGGTGCTGTGGAAGGAGGAGGCGGCACTGGCCGAGGCGTTTCGCAGCGGCGCCGGCATCGGCTGGGACCAGCACGACCCCGACCTGTACGAGGCCCAGGAGCGCATGGGCCGGCCGCTGTTGCGCGACCAGCTCGTGGCGTCGTGGATCGCCTCCCTGGAAGGCGTCGCCGCCCGGCTCCAGCAGGGCGCGAGCGTGGCCGAGGTGGTCTGCCGGTCAGGGACCGCCACCATCCTCATGGCCCAGGCCTATCCCCGGTCGACCTTCTACGGCTTCGACACCCATGATGTGGCCGTCGCCCGGGCCCGCAAGGCCGCCGCCCAGGCTGGCGTCAGCGACCGGGCGACCTTCGAGGTCGCCTCGGCCACCGCCTTCTCCGGCCGCTACGACCTGGTCTGCTTCTTCAACACGCTCCACGACCTGGGCGACCCGGTCGGCGCGTTGGCCCACGCCCGCCAGGCGCTGAGCGACGCCGGCACGGTCCTTGTGGTGGAGCCGCGCGCACCTGACCGGCTGGAGGACAACCTCACCCCGCTCGGGCGGCTGTTTTACGCTGCCTCCACCGGCTGGTGCTTGCCGTCGGGAATGTCGGAGCCGCCCGGGCTGGGCCTGGGCAACCAGGTCGGGGAGGCACGGCTGCGCGAGCTGCTGGCCGAAGCCGGCTTCGGCCACGTCCGGCTGGCCGGGGACGCGCCCTTCCACCTCGTCTTCGAGGTCCGGCCCTAACCCGTGACCGAGAGGTCCAGGTGCACGTCCTGGCAGGCCTACCCACCCCGTGTCGCCGAGTCGGCCGGGCCGGCGAACTCAGGGCGTCCTGCTTACCCGCCGGCAGAGGTGAGCAGCTGGTAGAGATCTTCCGCGAGGGTCGCGTCCGGCTGCGCCGCGTCGTCGGGCGTTGACGGCCGGACGCCGCCCCGCCAGCGGACGCCGGGCGAGACGTGCCCGCAGCGGGGAACAGCCGGTGGGCCAGGTCCGCGAGCTCGGCGAGCTCCGGGTTGACCGGCTCCTCGCCAGGCCGCGCTCCCTGCCGTCCGCTCATTACGACCGCGGCCTTGGACTTGACCGCATGGTTGAGCGCCAGCCCCCTGTCGGCCTCACTCTTCACCCGGTCCCGCTCTGTCCGGGCCTGATCGGCGGTCTGCTTGGCGTCGTCGGCGTCGTCGCGAGCCCGTGCGGCGTCGGCGTTGGCGTGCTCGATCTTGCCGCGCTGCACCGTCGTGCCGAACAGCCAGCCGGCACCTGTGAACACAATGGCCTCGAAGCCGCCGAGCAGGAAGACGAGCCGGTCCCACTGGGCATCGTCGCGCATCCTGACCAGCACGGCGACGAGAATGGCGTAGAGGACGACGAGCGCCACTGCGACCACGGTCGGGACAGGTTCCAGCGCCCGGGCACCTGTGCGCCCGTTGCTGGACGTCGAATCCCGTCGCGGCCGGAGCCCCACGCGCCGCGCTTCCGAATCGCCCACGGCGGACCTCCCCTCTGACGATCCGGGACTGGTGAGGGCTCTGCTGGCCACGATCACACTCTGTCAATAATGTCAATACGATCAAATGCTTGCATCACTGGGGGAGTCGAGAGAAGCTTCGCGCCGCCATGGACGACCCGGGGGGGCCAGCGATGCGTTCGAGCCGTGCCTGTGAGGCCGTCTGCCTCGCCACGGCCCGGTCCCCGCCCCGGCCGCGTCCACAGCTTCCCCGTCCATCTCACCCTCACCAAGCCACGCAGGTACCCGGATGAAGGGTGCCGTGCCGAAGGGAGAAAGATTGCTGCGTCGCACTCTGCTCGTAGCGACAGCGCTGCTCGCCACGCTTGTTCCAGCAAGCTCCGCTGGCGCCATGCCAGCCGACAAGGGGCCGCAGGGATTCGCCGCAACACCGGTCTGCAGCTCGTTCCGGGCGCACAACCTCTACCGGGAGGTCACGACCCGCACCTACTCGGGACCCCGGACCTACACCGGCAACACGACCTGGACGACGGCTTCCTGCGGCGTGTCGTCGTTCACGGTGCAATACGGCCGCCGCGCCTACGCAGTCGTTCGTGTCGCCGCTGAGACCGACTGCTACGGCGGGCCTGCGAACCAATGGTGCCAGGCACGGGTGCTCGTGAACGGGACAGAGGCGAACCCTGTCGCCGCTGAGCCTGACTCGTTCGCGTTCGACTCCAACAACGGAGGCCAGTTCGACTGGCAGGGGCACGCCTTCACTCGCGCCCGACCGATCTTCTTCACCTGCGGCAGCCGGAGCGGCTGCGTCTACCCGGTCGTCCTTCAGTACAAGACGCACGCCGCGGGACTCAACCTGTGGGTCGACGAGCAGACCCTCGAAGTGGACGTCACCTACGTCTGATCTCTAGACCACGCTGGGCCCAGGTCTTCGGCTCCGTTCCCTTGGGTCAGGAAAAGAACGGGCGGCACCGGAGGG from Actinomycetes bacterium includes:
- a CDS encoding AAA family ATPase; the encoded protein is MLGDRNRNDGHDAGGSRPGGGGDVDRGGVSRSGLVGRASAVAALRRTVGETAAGRGGLVFITGEAGIGKTALAVDVAGHAADHGMLVLWGSCREGPGVPGFWPWVEALRAHAERVGTGRLAQQVSGAATGLTRLLPELASGLAAGTARPAGHGFEPERERVTVGPRPAPGRAGADPVDRFRMFDAVATMLRRAAAAQPVLVVLDDLQWADAGTVRLLRFLVPDLPRTRLLVVGAYRDEEVDAPGHPLRGLLAELAVRAELLPLAGLSAAAVAALMTQLGGAPPDMDLAAAVHRRTGGNPFFVQQVTQLAALAPGAPGSVPAGVRDAIERRLARLPQACVELLAVAAVAGPELRPEVLAHVTGWSPEEVTRLLAVAVHARVLAVAAPSVATAGPGTFRFTHDLFRECLYVGLEESARTRLHARLAATLGAIGPPGRSGLAAELARHCILAVPVVEPAAALVAACRAAVEATGRLAHEEAAGHYAQAVRLAGLAGDAAGRRGLLLELAEAHLRAGDLTEARARFLEAAAEARATGDAVTLARAALGVHRGGIRSLTTHADSIELLQQAWAALDAEDGDAARAGTRARVLACLARDLAHGVGQDHARAGELSEQAVTLASTLDDPATLALCLLARHDALWVAGSAHRRLPVVAEMAAAAAAADDPVLGLEARLARFVALLELGDPAAFTAFDEAARAAEELRQPHYQWMVRSRQAALALLAGRLAEAERLIGQAGALAERIGEPDASRVAFAQRLELERLRGGNAAVVAMLRALLSQSGSASGEAVPQGVLAYLEALDLLVRLLDRGHAEDAAAVVRSRLEPSVTRALGWQQLEQLTGLAEVAAEVAAVDATAIADVAARVYHALLPSAAGMVVLGGAVVCKDPVAYHLGVLAAVLARWDQAVGHLQDAIARAQRLGAHPSVARGRCELGRVLLARGQPGDRPQAEALLRHAADIAGELGMPALAERATAALASPAPPSPPGRNVFRRDGEVWTLDYAGTTVRLPDAKGLHDIARLLANPGAEIPAADLVGPAARLEATLGADTTLDAQAQAAYRQRLAELAAEIDAADADHDPERAARARVERDTLVEALSAAYGLGRRARRLSAAGERARKAVTARIRDSLARLDQRHPALAQHLRQSIHTGAVCSYQPPEPTPWELERSG
- a CDS encoding methyltransferase domain-containing protein, with the protein product MDEATMVKVQQFAERALAEAAASAGLALARVGDRLGLWQTMAGAGPLTPAELAERTGTAERYVREWLACQAAGGYVAYDRAAGTFTLPEEVAAVLAVEDSPVYGGGIVQSLAVLWKEEAALAEAFRSGAGIGWDQHDPDLYEAQERMGRPLLRDQLVASWIASLEGVAARLQQGASVAEVVCRSGTATILMAQAYPRSTFYGFDTHDVAVARARKAAAQAGVSDRATFEVASATAFSGRYDLVCFFNTLHDLGDPVGALAHARQALSDAGTVLVVEPRAPDRLEDNLTPLGRLFYAASTGWCLPSGMSEPPGLGLGNQVGEARLRELLAEAGFGHVRLAGDAPFHLVFEVRP